In Vespa crabro chromosome 7, iyVesCrab1.2, whole genome shotgun sequence, a single window of DNA contains:
- the LOC124425684 gene encoding serine/threonine-protein phosphatase 2A 56 kDa regulatory subunit gamma isoform-like isoform X4 produces MSVWFLKFTNKVSGGPPHGNASPPPTLINKVKYQPGGPVIKKDKRQSSSRFNISKNRELQKLPLLAETQQGNEREELFIQKLRQCCVLFDFESDPLSDLKWKEVKRTALHEMVEYVTKNKNVITEAIYPEAVNMFAVNLFRTLPPSSNPNGAEFDPEEDEPTLEAAWPHLQLVYEFFLRLLESQDFQPSIARRYIDQKFVLQLLELFDSEDPRERDFLKTTLHRIYGKFLGLRAYIRKQINNVFYRFIYETEHHNGIAELLEILGSIINGFALPLKEEHKVFLLKVLLPLHKAKSLSVYHPQLAYCVVQFLEKDPSLTEPVIRNLLKFWPKTHSPKEVMFLNELEEILDVIEPAEFRKVLDPLFRQLAKCVSSPHFQVAERALYYWNNEYIMSLISENYSVILPIMYPAFYRNSRNHWNKTIHGLIYNALKLFMEMNQKVFDQCTNQYHQDRQRERKLMKDRDEAWMRVEALAMRHPHYNMAITKSTPNIPYSLTQHLDSPPPDEDGDTDQTPLTLEKIEAKANEAKKITNVNTMKPLLRRKSDIPQDSYTIRALSDHKRADEYLVTPPDPNNC; encoded by the exons ACGAACAAAGTGTCAGGAGGTCCTCCACATGGCAATGCCTCACCTCCACCGACACTCATCAACAAAGTCAAGTATCAACCTGGTGGGCCTGTAatcaaaaaggataaaagacaAAGCAGCTCGAGATTCAACATATCAAAGAACCGAGAACTTCAAAAGCTACCGCTCTTGGCag AGACTCAACAAGGCAATGAAAGGGAAGAACTTTTCATACAAAAGTTACGTCAATGCTGCGTACTCTTTGATTTTGAGTCTGATCCATTATCGGACTTAAAATGGAAGGAGGTAAAGCGTACGGCTCTTCATGAAATGGTCGAATATGTaaccaaaaataaaaatgttattaccgAAGCAATCTATCCGGAAGCAGTGAATATG tTTGCTGTGAATTTGTTTCGAACACTTCCACCATCTTCTAATCCAAATGGTGCTGAATTTGATCCGGAAGAAGATGAACCTACTTTGGAAGCGGCATGGCCTCATTTGCAATTAGTGTATGAATTCTTTCTAAGATTGTTGGAATCTCAAGATTTCCAACCATCTATTGCAAGACGTTATATAGATCAAAAGTTTGTCTTACaattattagagttatttgATTCTGAAGATCCTCGGGAAAGAGATTTTCTTAAAACAACTCTTCATAGAATCTATGGAAAGTTTCTCGGTTTAAGAGCATATATcaggaaacaaataaataatgttttttatcgatttatatatgaaaCTGAACACCATAATGGTATCGCCGAACTTCTTGAAATATTAGGAAG CATTATAAACGGTTTTGCTTTACCATTGAAAGAGGAAcataaagtttttcttttaaaagtgCTGTTACCTTTGCACAAAGCTAAATCGTTGTCAGTTTATCATCCACAATTAGCATATTGCGTCGTTCAATTTTTGGAGAAGGATCCATCTTTGACAGAGCCCgtaattagaaatttattgaaattttggCCAAAAACACACTCTCCCAAGGAAGTCATGTTTCTTAATGAATTGGAAGAAATTTTAGATGTAATAGAACCAGCTGAATTTCGAAAAGTACTGGATCCGTTGTTTAGACAATTAGCAAAATGCGTTTCGTCTCCACATTTTCAA GTTGCTGAGAGAGCCCTTTATTATTGGAACAATGAATACATAATGTCATTAATATCAGAAAACTATTCTGTGATTTTACCGATTATGTATCCAgctttttatagaaattcaCGAAATCATTGGAATAAAACGATTCATGGTTTAATTTATAATGCATTGAAACTATTCATGGAGATGAATCAAAAAGTATTTGATCAGTGTACTAATCAGTATCATCAG GATCGTCAAAGAGAACGTAAGCTTATGAAAGATAGAGATGAAGCGTGGATGCGCGTGGAAGCATTGGCAATGAGACATCCACATTATAATATGGCAATTACTAAAAGTACACCGAACATTCCATACAGCTTGACGCAACATTTAGATAGTCCTCCACCCGATGAGGATGGTGACACGGATCAAACTCCGCTTACTTTAGAAAAGATTGAAGCTAAAGCAAATGAG gcgaaaaaaataacaaatgtgAATACAATGAAACCACTTCTACGAAGGAAGAGCGATATACCACAAGACTCTTACACAATACGGGCATTGTCCGATCACAAGCGAGCTGACGAATACCTTGTAACACCGCCCGATCCGAATAATTGCTAG
- the LOC124425684 gene encoding serine/threonine-protein phosphatase 2A 56 kDa regulatory subunit gamma isoform-like isoform X3 — MQAFSRLASGNVFKKKTNKVSGGPPHGNASPPPTLINKVKYQPGGPVIKKDKRQSSSRFNISKNRELQKLPLLAETQQGNEREELFIQKLRQCCVLFDFESDPLSDLKWKEVKRTALHEMVEYVTKNKNVITEAIYPEAVNMFAVNLFRTLPPSSNPNGAEFDPEEDEPTLEAAWPHLQLVYEFFLRLLESQDFQPSIARRYIDQKFVLQLLELFDSEDPRERDFLKTTLHRIYGKFLGLRAYIRKQINNVFYRFIYETEHHNGIAELLEILGSIINGFALPLKEEHKVFLLKVLLPLHKAKSLSVYHPQLAYCVVQFLEKDPSLTEPVIRNLLKFWPKTHSPKEVMFLNELEEILDVIEPAEFRKVLDPLFRQLAKCVSSPHFQVAERALYYWNNEYIMSLISENYSVILPIMYPAFYRNSRNHWNKTIHGLIYNALKLFMEMNQKVFDQCTNQYHQDRQRERKLMKDRDEAWMRVEALAMRHPHYNMAITKSTPNIPYSLTQHLDSPPPDEDGDTDQTPLTLEKIEAKANEAKKITNVNTMKPLLRRKSDIPQDSYTIRALSDHKRADEYLVTPPDPNNC; from the exons ATGCAAGCGTTTAGCAGACTCGCCTCTGGAAATGTGTTCAAGAAGAAG ACGAACAAAGTGTCAGGAGGTCCTCCACATGGCAATGCCTCACCTCCACCGACACTCATCAACAAAGTCAAGTATCAACCTGGTGGGCCTGTAatcaaaaaggataaaagacaAAGCAGCTCGAGATTCAACATATCAAAGAACCGAGAACTTCAAAAGCTACCGCTCTTGGCag AGACTCAACAAGGCAATGAAAGGGAAGAACTTTTCATACAAAAGTTACGTCAATGCTGCGTACTCTTTGATTTTGAGTCTGATCCATTATCGGACTTAAAATGGAAGGAGGTAAAGCGTACGGCTCTTCATGAAATGGTCGAATATGTaaccaaaaataaaaatgttattaccgAAGCAATCTATCCGGAAGCAGTGAATATG tTTGCTGTGAATTTGTTTCGAACACTTCCACCATCTTCTAATCCAAATGGTGCTGAATTTGATCCGGAAGAAGATGAACCTACTTTGGAAGCGGCATGGCCTCATTTGCAATTAGTGTATGAATTCTTTCTAAGATTGTTGGAATCTCAAGATTTCCAACCATCTATTGCAAGACGTTATATAGATCAAAAGTTTGTCTTACaattattagagttatttgATTCTGAAGATCCTCGGGAAAGAGATTTTCTTAAAACAACTCTTCATAGAATCTATGGAAAGTTTCTCGGTTTAAGAGCATATATcaggaaacaaataaataatgttttttatcgatttatatatgaaaCTGAACACCATAATGGTATCGCCGAACTTCTTGAAATATTAGGAAG CATTATAAACGGTTTTGCTTTACCATTGAAAGAGGAAcataaagtttttcttttaaaagtgCTGTTACCTTTGCACAAAGCTAAATCGTTGTCAGTTTATCATCCACAATTAGCATATTGCGTCGTTCAATTTTTGGAGAAGGATCCATCTTTGACAGAGCCCgtaattagaaatttattgaaattttggCCAAAAACACACTCTCCCAAGGAAGTCATGTTTCTTAATGAATTGGAAGAAATTTTAGATGTAATAGAACCAGCTGAATTTCGAAAAGTACTGGATCCGTTGTTTAGACAATTAGCAAAATGCGTTTCGTCTCCACATTTTCAA GTTGCTGAGAGAGCCCTTTATTATTGGAACAATGAATACATAATGTCATTAATATCAGAAAACTATTCTGTGATTTTACCGATTATGTATCCAgctttttatagaaattcaCGAAATCATTGGAATAAAACGATTCATGGTTTAATTTATAATGCATTGAAACTATTCATGGAGATGAATCAAAAAGTATTTGATCAGTGTACTAATCAGTATCATCAG GATCGTCAAAGAGAACGTAAGCTTATGAAAGATAGAGATGAAGCGTGGATGCGCGTGGAAGCATTGGCAATGAGACATCCACATTATAATATGGCAATTACTAAAAGTACACCGAACATTCCATACAGCTTGACGCAACATTTAGATAGTCCTCCACCCGATGAGGATGGTGACACGGATCAAACTCCGCTTACTTTAGAAAAGATTGAAGCTAAAGCAAATGAG gcgaaaaaaataacaaatgtgAATACAATGAAACCACTTCTACGAAGGAAGAGCGATATACCACAAGACTCTTACACAATACGGGCATTGTCCGATCACAAGCGAGCTGACGAATACCTTGTAACACCGCCCGATCCGAATAATTGCTAG
- the LOC124425684 gene encoding serine/threonine-protein phosphatase 2A 56 kDa regulatory subunit gamma isoform-like isoform X5 — protein sequence MVHVGGIGPAVGVIGLPKSPSFHQGLAFATVLPQEPHKFYPTSFALHYQPLQPLVIETQQGNEREELFIQKLRQCCVLFDFESDPLSDLKWKEVKRTALHEMVEYVTKNKNVITEAIYPEAVNMFAVNLFRTLPPSSNPNGAEFDPEEDEPTLEAAWPHLQLVYEFFLRLLESQDFQPSIARRYIDQKFVLQLLELFDSEDPRERDFLKTTLHRIYGKFLGLRAYIRKQINNVFYRFIYETEHHNGIAELLEILGSIINGFALPLKEEHKVFLLKVLLPLHKAKSLSVYHPQLAYCVVQFLEKDPSLTEPVIRNLLKFWPKTHSPKEVMFLNELEEILDVIEPAEFRKVLDPLFRQLAKCVSSPHFQVAERALYYWNNEYIMSLISENYSVILPIMYPAFYRNSRNHWNKTIHGLIYNALKLFMEMNQKVFDQCTNQYHQDRQRERKLMKDRDEAWMRVEALAMRHPHYNMAITKSTPNIPYSLTQHLDSPPPDEDGDTDQTPLTLEKIEAKANEAKKITNVNTMKPLLRRKSDIPQDSYTIRALSDHKRADEYLVTPPDPNNC from the exons ATGGTTCATGTCGGAGGTATTGGTCCTGCTGTTGGAGTCATAGGTTTACCAAAGAGTCCTAGTTTTCATCAAGGTTTAGCTTTCGCCACTGTATTACCTCAGGAGCCGCACAAGTTTTATCCAACCTCATTTGCCTTACATTATCAACCTTTGCAGCCTTTAGTAATCG AGACTCAACAAGGCAATGAAAGGGAAGAACTTTTCATACAAAAGTTACGTCAATGCTGCGTACTCTTTGATTTTGAGTCTGATCCATTATCGGACTTAAAATGGAAGGAGGTAAAGCGTACGGCTCTTCATGAAATGGTCGAATATGTaaccaaaaataaaaatgttattaccgAAGCAATCTATCCGGAAGCAGTGAATATG tTTGCTGTGAATTTGTTTCGAACACTTCCACCATCTTCTAATCCAAATGGTGCTGAATTTGATCCGGAAGAAGATGAACCTACTTTGGAAGCGGCATGGCCTCATTTGCAATTAGTGTATGAATTCTTTCTAAGATTGTTGGAATCTCAAGATTTCCAACCATCTATTGCAAGACGTTATATAGATCAAAAGTTTGTCTTACaattattagagttatttgATTCTGAAGATCCTCGGGAAAGAGATTTTCTTAAAACAACTCTTCATAGAATCTATGGAAAGTTTCTCGGTTTAAGAGCATATATcaggaaacaaataaataatgttttttatcgatttatatatgaaaCTGAACACCATAATGGTATCGCCGAACTTCTTGAAATATTAGGAAG CATTATAAACGGTTTTGCTTTACCATTGAAAGAGGAAcataaagtttttcttttaaaagtgCTGTTACCTTTGCACAAAGCTAAATCGTTGTCAGTTTATCATCCACAATTAGCATATTGCGTCGTTCAATTTTTGGAGAAGGATCCATCTTTGACAGAGCCCgtaattagaaatttattgaaattttggCCAAAAACACACTCTCCCAAGGAAGTCATGTTTCTTAATGAATTGGAAGAAATTTTAGATGTAATAGAACCAGCTGAATTTCGAAAAGTACTGGATCCGTTGTTTAGACAATTAGCAAAATGCGTTTCGTCTCCACATTTTCAA GTTGCTGAGAGAGCCCTTTATTATTGGAACAATGAATACATAATGTCATTAATATCAGAAAACTATTCTGTGATTTTACCGATTATGTATCCAgctttttatagaaattcaCGAAATCATTGGAATAAAACGATTCATGGTTTAATTTATAATGCATTGAAACTATTCATGGAGATGAATCAAAAAGTATTTGATCAGTGTACTAATCAGTATCATCAG GATCGTCAAAGAGAACGTAAGCTTATGAAAGATAGAGATGAAGCGTGGATGCGCGTGGAAGCATTGGCAATGAGACATCCACATTATAATATGGCAATTACTAAAAGTACACCGAACATTCCATACAGCTTGACGCAACATTTAGATAGTCCTCCACCCGATGAGGATGGTGACACGGATCAAACTCCGCTTACTTTAGAAAAGATTGAAGCTAAAGCAAATGAG gcgaaaaaaataacaaatgtgAATACAATGAAACCACTTCTACGAAGGAAGAGCGATATACCACAAGACTCTTACACAATACGGGCATTGTCCGATCACAAGCGAGCTGACGAATACCTTGTAACACCGCCCGATCCGAATAATTGCTAG
- the LOC124425684 gene encoding serine/threonine-protein phosphatase 2A 56 kDa regulatory subunit gamma isoform-like isoform X2 — protein sequence METSSKTSKDKGKNGNKDVEAGDETNKVSGGPPHGNASPPPTLINKVKYQPGGPVIKKDKRQSSSRFNISKNRELQKLPLLAETQQGNEREELFIQKLRQCCVLFDFESDPLSDLKWKEVKRTALHEMVEYVTKNKNVITEAIYPEAVNMFAVNLFRTLPPSSNPNGAEFDPEEDEPTLEAAWPHLQLVYEFFLRLLESQDFQPSIARRYIDQKFVLQLLELFDSEDPRERDFLKTTLHRIYGKFLGLRAYIRKQINNVFYRFIYETEHHNGIAELLEILGSIINGFALPLKEEHKVFLLKVLLPLHKAKSLSVYHPQLAYCVVQFLEKDPSLTEPVIRNLLKFWPKTHSPKEVMFLNELEEILDVIEPAEFRKVLDPLFRQLAKCVSSPHFQVAERALYYWNNEYIMSLISENYSVILPIMYPAFYRNSRNHWNKTIHGLIYNALKLFMEMNQKVFDQCTNQYHQDRQRERKLMKDRDEAWMRVEALAMRHPHYNMAITKSTPNIPYSLTQHLDSPPPDEDGDTDQTPLTLEKIEAKANEAKKITNVNTMKPLLRRKSDIPQDSYTIRALSDHKRADEYLVTPPDPNNC from the exons ACGAACAAAGTGTCAGGAGGTCCTCCACATGGCAATGCCTCACCTCCACCGACACTCATCAACAAAGTCAAGTATCAACCTGGTGGGCCTGTAatcaaaaaggataaaagacaAAGCAGCTCGAGATTCAACATATCAAAGAACCGAGAACTTCAAAAGCTACCGCTCTTGGCag AGACTCAACAAGGCAATGAAAGGGAAGAACTTTTCATACAAAAGTTACGTCAATGCTGCGTACTCTTTGATTTTGAGTCTGATCCATTATCGGACTTAAAATGGAAGGAGGTAAAGCGTACGGCTCTTCATGAAATGGTCGAATATGTaaccaaaaataaaaatgttattaccgAAGCAATCTATCCGGAAGCAGTGAATATG tTTGCTGTGAATTTGTTTCGAACACTTCCACCATCTTCTAATCCAAATGGTGCTGAATTTGATCCGGAAGAAGATGAACCTACTTTGGAAGCGGCATGGCCTCATTTGCAATTAGTGTATGAATTCTTTCTAAGATTGTTGGAATCTCAAGATTTCCAACCATCTATTGCAAGACGTTATATAGATCAAAAGTTTGTCTTACaattattagagttatttgATTCTGAAGATCCTCGGGAAAGAGATTTTCTTAAAACAACTCTTCATAGAATCTATGGAAAGTTTCTCGGTTTAAGAGCATATATcaggaaacaaataaataatgttttttatcgatttatatatgaaaCTGAACACCATAATGGTATCGCCGAACTTCTTGAAATATTAGGAAG CATTATAAACGGTTTTGCTTTACCATTGAAAGAGGAAcataaagtttttcttttaaaagtgCTGTTACCTTTGCACAAAGCTAAATCGTTGTCAGTTTATCATCCACAATTAGCATATTGCGTCGTTCAATTTTTGGAGAAGGATCCATCTTTGACAGAGCCCgtaattagaaatttattgaaattttggCCAAAAACACACTCTCCCAAGGAAGTCATGTTTCTTAATGAATTGGAAGAAATTTTAGATGTAATAGAACCAGCTGAATTTCGAAAAGTACTGGATCCGTTGTTTAGACAATTAGCAAAATGCGTTTCGTCTCCACATTTTCAA GTTGCTGAGAGAGCCCTTTATTATTGGAACAATGAATACATAATGTCATTAATATCAGAAAACTATTCTGTGATTTTACCGATTATGTATCCAgctttttatagaaattcaCGAAATCATTGGAATAAAACGATTCATGGTTTAATTTATAATGCATTGAAACTATTCATGGAGATGAATCAAAAAGTATTTGATCAGTGTACTAATCAGTATCATCAG GATCGTCAAAGAGAACGTAAGCTTATGAAAGATAGAGATGAAGCGTGGATGCGCGTGGAAGCATTGGCAATGAGACATCCACATTATAATATGGCAATTACTAAAAGTACACCGAACATTCCATACAGCTTGACGCAACATTTAGATAGTCCTCCACCCGATGAGGATGGTGACACGGATCAAACTCCGCTTACTTTAGAAAAGATTGAAGCTAAAGCAAATGAG gcgaaaaaaataacaaatgtgAATACAATGAAACCACTTCTACGAAGGAAGAGCGATATACCACAAGACTCTTACACAATACGGGCATTGTCCGATCACAAGCGAGCTGACGAATACCTTGTAACACCGCCCGATCCGAATAATTGCTAG
- the LOC124425684 gene encoding serine/threonine-protein phosphatase 2A 56 kDa regulatory subunit gamma isoform-like isoform X1: MPNLLRKEKETSSKTSKDKGKNGNKDVEAGDETNKVSGGPPHGNASPPPTLINKVKYQPGGPVIKKDKRQSSSRFNISKNRELQKLPLLAETQQGNEREELFIQKLRQCCVLFDFESDPLSDLKWKEVKRTALHEMVEYVTKNKNVITEAIYPEAVNMFAVNLFRTLPPSSNPNGAEFDPEEDEPTLEAAWPHLQLVYEFFLRLLESQDFQPSIARRYIDQKFVLQLLELFDSEDPRERDFLKTTLHRIYGKFLGLRAYIRKQINNVFYRFIYETEHHNGIAELLEILGSIINGFALPLKEEHKVFLLKVLLPLHKAKSLSVYHPQLAYCVVQFLEKDPSLTEPVIRNLLKFWPKTHSPKEVMFLNELEEILDVIEPAEFRKVLDPLFRQLAKCVSSPHFQVAERALYYWNNEYIMSLISENYSVILPIMYPAFYRNSRNHWNKTIHGLIYNALKLFMEMNQKVFDQCTNQYHQDRQRERKLMKDRDEAWMRVEALAMRHPHYNMAITKSTPNIPYSLTQHLDSPPPDEDGDTDQTPLTLEKIEAKANEAKKITNVNTMKPLLRRKSDIPQDSYTIRALSDHKRADEYLVTPPDPNNC, from the exons ACGAACAAAGTGTCAGGAGGTCCTCCACATGGCAATGCCTCACCTCCACCGACACTCATCAACAAAGTCAAGTATCAACCTGGTGGGCCTGTAatcaaaaaggataaaagacaAAGCAGCTCGAGATTCAACATATCAAAGAACCGAGAACTTCAAAAGCTACCGCTCTTGGCag AGACTCAACAAGGCAATGAAAGGGAAGAACTTTTCATACAAAAGTTACGTCAATGCTGCGTACTCTTTGATTTTGAGTCTGATCCATTATCGGACTTAAAATGGAAGGAGGTAAAGCGTACGGCTCTTCATGAAATGGTCGAATATGTaaccaaaaataaaaatgttattaccgAAGCAATCTATCCGGAAGCAGTGAATATG tTTGCTGTGAATTTGTTTCGAACACTTCCACCATCTTCTAATCCAAATGGTGCTGAATTTGATCCGGAAGAAGATGAACCTACTTTGGAAGCGGCATGGCCTCATTTGCAATTAGTGTATGAATTCTTTCTAAGATTGTTGGAATCTCAAGATTTCCAACCATCTATTGCAAGACGTTATATAGATCAAAAGTTTGTCTTACaattattagagttatttgATTCTGAAGATCCTCGGGAAAGAGATTTTCTTAAAACAACTCTTCATAGAATCTATGGAAAGTTTCTCGGTTTAAGAGCATATATcaggaaacaaataaataatgttttttatcgatttatatatgaaaCTGAACACCATAATGGTATCGCCGAACTTCTTGAAATATTAGGAAG CATTATAAACGGTTTTGCTTTACCATTGAAAGAGGAAcataaagtttttcttttaaaagtgCTGTTACCTTTGCACAAAGCTAAATCGTTGTCAGTTTATCATCCACAATTAGCATATTGCGTCGTTCAATTTTTGGAGAAGGATCCATCTTTGACAGAGCCCgtaattagaaatttattgaaattttggCCAAAAACACACTCTCCCAAGGAAGTCATGTTTCTTAATGAATTGGAAGAAATTTTAGATGTAATAGAACCAGCTGAATTTCGAAAAGTACTGGATCCGTTGTTTAGACAATTAGCAAAATGCGTTTCGTCTCCACATTTTCAA GTTGCTGAGAGAGCCCTTTATTATTGGAACAATGAATACATAATGTCATTAATATCAGAAAACTATTCTGTGATTTTACCGATTATGTATCCAgctttttatagaaattcaCGAAATCATTGGAATAAAACGATTCATGGTTTAATTTATAATGCATTGAAACTATTCATGGAGATGAATCAAAAAGTATTTGATCAGTGTACTAATCAGTATCATCAG GATCGTCAAAGAGAACGTAAGCTTATGAAAGATAGAGATGAAGCGTGGATGCGCGTGGAAGCATTGGCAATGAGACATCCACATTATAATATGGCAATTACTAAAAGTACACCGAACATTCCATACAGCTTGACGCAACATTTAGATAGTCCTCCACCCGATGAGGATGGTGACACGGATCAAACTCCGCTTACTTTAGAAAAGATTGAAGCTAAAGCAAATGAG gcgaaaaaaataacaaatgtgAATACAATGAAACCACTTCTACGAAGGAAGAGCGATATACCACAAGACTCTTACACAATACGGGCATTGTCCGATCACAAGCGAGCTGACGAATACCTTGTAACACCGCCCGATCCGAATAATTGCTAG